One Mycobacterium kubicae genomic window carries:
- a CDS encoding replication-associated recombination protein A, producing the protein MSDGLFDLPGAPAGADDGARPGLGVSAGAPLAVRMRPATLDEVVGQDHLLAAGSPLRRLVEGSGVASAILYGPPGSGKTTLAALVSHATGRRFEALSALSAGVKDVRAVIDGARRALLHGEQTVLFIDEVHRFSKTQQDALLSAVENRVVLLVAATTENPSFSVVAPLLSRSLILQLRPLTADDIRTVVHRAIEDERGLGGRVEVTPDAIDVLVQLAAGDARRALTALEVAAEAAQAAGQPVTVETIEQSLNKAAVRYDRDGDQHYDVISAFIKSVRGSDVDAALHYLARMLIAGEDPRFVARRLMILASEDIGMADSTALQVAVAAAQTVALIGMPEAQLTLAHATIYLATAPKSNAVTTALGAAMNDIKSGKAGLVPAHLRDGHYSGAAGLGHAQGYKYSHDDPDGVVAQQYPPDELVGVDYYRPTGRGAERELVGRLDRLRAIIRKRGRA; encoded by the coding sequence GTGTCCGATGGTCTGTTCGACCTGCCCGGCGCACCGGCGGGAGCCGATGACGGCGCTCGCCCAGGCCTGGGCGTATCGGCCGGCGCGCCGCTGGCGGTGCGGATGCGCCCGGCGACCCTGGACGAGGTGGTGGGCCAGGACCACCTGCTGGCGGCCGGGTCGCCCCTGCGTCGCCTGGTCGAGGGTTCGGGCGTCGCGTCGGCCATTTTGTACGGACCGCCGGGCAGCGGGAAGACAACATTGGCGGCGCTCGTCTCGCACGCCACCGGTCGCCGGTTCGAGGCGCTGTCGGCGTTGTCGGCCGGGGTGAAGGACGTCCGGGCCGTGATCGACGGGGCGCGACGAGCGCTGCTGCATGGTGAGCAGACCGTGCTGTTCATCGACGAGGTGCACCGGTTCTCCAAAACCCAGCAGGACGCGCTGTTGTCCGCGGTGGAAAACCGGGTGGTGCTGCTGGTGGCCGCCACGACGGAGAACCCGTCGTTCTCGGTGGTGGCGCCGCTGTTGTCGCGGTCGCTCATCCTGCAGTTGCGGCCGCTGACGGCCGACGACATCCGCACGGTGGTGCACCGGGCGATCGAGGATGAACGGGGCCTGGGTGGGCGGGTCGAAGTGACGCCCGACGCGATCGACGTGCTGGTGCAGTTGGCCGCCGGCGACGCCCGCCGTGCGCTGACCGCGCTGGAGGTCGCCGCCGAGGCGGCCCAAGCGGCCGGCCAACCGGTCACCGTCGAAACCATCGAGCAGTCCCTGAACAAGGCCGCCGTCCGCTACGACCGCGACGGCGACCAGCACTACGACGTCATCAGCGCGTTCATCAAGTCGGTGCGCGGATCCGACGTCGACGCCGCGCTGCACTACCTGGCGCGCATGTTGATCGCCGGTGAGGACCCGCGCTTCGTCGCGCGCCGGCTGATGATTCTGGCCAGCGAGGACATCGGCATGGCCGACTCGACCGCGTTGCAGGTCGCCGTCGCGGCCGCGCAGACGGTGGCGCTGATCGGTATGCCCGAAGCCCAGCTGACGCTGGCGCATGCCACCATCTATCTGGCCACCGCGCCGAAGTCCAACGCCGTCACCACCGCGCTGGGCGCGGCAATGAACGACATCAAGTCCGGCAAGGCCGGCCTGGTACCGGCCCATCTGCGTGACGGGCACTATTCGGGTGCGGCGGGCCTGGGCCACGCGCAGGGCTACAAATATTCCCACGACGACCCCGACGGCGTTGTGGCACAACAATATCCGCCGGACGAGCTGGTCGGGGTGGACTACTACCGGCCCACCGGCCGCGGCGCCGAGCGCGAGCTTGTCGGTCGCCTGGACCGGCTGCGCGCGATCATCCGCAAGAGGGGACGGGCATGA
- a CDS encoding secondary thiamine-phosphate synthase enzyme YjbQ: MLEVDTSRRRIVDLTDAVRRFCFSYGDGLCNVFVPHATAGVAIIETGAGSDDDLVDTLERLLPRDDRYRHAHGSPGHGADHVLPAIVSPSVTVPVSHGEPMLGTWQSVVLVDLNRDNPQRSVRLSFMEG, encoded by the coding sequence GTGCTGGAGGTGGACACCTCGCGCCGCCGCATCGTGGATCTCACCGACGCGGTGCGCAGGTTCTGCTTCAGCTACGGAGACGGTCTGTGCAACGTGTTCGTCCCGCACGCGACCGCCGGGGTCGCCATCATCGAGACCGGCGCCGGTTCCGACGACGACTTGGTGGACACGTTGGAGCGGCTGTTGCCGCGTGACGACCGTTACCGGCATGCGCACGGCTCGCCAGGCCACGGCGCTGACCATGTACTGCCTGCCATCGTGTCGCCGTCGGTGACGGTGCCGGTCTCGCACGGCGAGCCGATGCTGGGCACCTGGCAAAGTGTCGTACTTGTCGACCTGAACCGGGACAATCCGCAGCGCTCGGTGCGGTTGAGCTTTATGGAAGGCTGA
- the alaS gene encoding alanine--tRNA ligase, producing MQTHEIRKRFLDHFVKAGHTEVPSASVILDDPNLLFVNAGMVQFVPFFLGQRTPPYATATSIQKCIRTPDIDEVGITTRHNTFFQMAGNFSFGDYFKRGAIELAWSLLTNSVDAGGYGLDPEKLWATVYLDDDEAAGLWQEIAGLPAERIQRRGMADNYWSMGIPGPCGPSSEIYYDRGPEYGPGGGPIVNEDRYLEVWNLVFMQNERGEGTSKEDYEILGPLPRKNIDTGMGVERIALVLQGVHNVYETDLLRPVIDTVAARAPRPYDVGNHEDDVRYRIIADHSRTAAILIGDGVSPGNDGRGYVLRRLLRRVVRSAKLLGIDTPIVGDLMTSVRDSMGPSYPELVSDFDRINRIAVAEETAFNRTLASGSKLFEEVAGATKSSGAVVVSGSDAFTLHDTYGFPIELTLEMANEAGLGVDEAGFRELMAEQRRRAKADAAARKHAHADLTAYRDLVDAGPTEFTGFDELASEARILGIFVDGKRVPVVSHADGVNADRVELILDRTPLYAESGGQIADLGSISGTGAGGSAKAAVTDVQKIAKTLHAHRVNVESGEFVEGDSVIAAVDPNWRKGATQGHSGTHMVHAALRQVLGPNAVQAGSLNRPGYLRFDFNWQGPLTEQQRTQIEEVTNEAVQADFEVHTFLENLDKAKAMGAMALFGESYPDQVRVVEIGGPFSLELCGGTHVHNSAQIGPVTILGESSIGSGVRRVEAYVGLESFRHLAKERALMAGLASSLKVPSEEVPARVANLVDRLKAAEKELERARLASARAAATNAAAGAERIGNVRLVAQRMSAGMTAADLRSLVGDIRGKLGSDPAVVALIAEGESQTVPYAVAANSAAQDLGLRANDLVKQLAVAVEGRGGGKADLAQGSGKNPTGIDAALEAVRAEIARVG from the coding sequence GTGCAGACACACGAGATCAGGAAGCGGTTCCTTGATCATTTCGTGAAGGCCGGTCACACCGAGGTGCCCAGTGCGTCGGTGATCCTCGACGACCCCAACCTGCTGTTCGTCAATGCCGGCATGGTGCAGTTCGTGCCGTTCTTCCTGGGTCAGCGCACCCCGCCGTACGCGACGGCCACCAGCATCCAAAAGTGCATCCGCACTCCCGATATCGACGAAGTCGGCATCACCACCCGCCACAACACGTTCTTCCAGATGGCCGGCAACTTCTCGTTCGGCGACTATTTCAAGCGGGGCGCCATCGAGCTGGCCTGGTCGCTGCTGACCAACAGCGTCGACGCCGGGGGATACGGACTCGACCCGGAAAAACTTTGGGCCACCGTGTATCTCGATGACGACGAGGCGGCGGGGCTGTGGCAGGAAATCGCCGGTCTGCCCGCCGAACGTATCCAGCGTCGCGGCATGGCCGACAACTACTGGTCGATGGGCATCCCCGGGCCGTGCGGACCGTCGTCGGAGATCTATTACGACCGGGGCCCCGAATACGGCCCCGGGGGCGGCCCGATCGTCAACGAGGACCGCTATCTCGAAGTGTGGAACCTCGTGTTCATGCAGAACGAGCGCGGCGAGGGAACGTCGAAAGAGGACTACGAGATCCTGGGGCCGTTGCCGCGCAAGAACATCGACACCGGCATGGGCGTCGAGCGGATCGCGCTGGTCCTGCAGGGCGTGCACAACGTCTACGAAACCGACCTGCTGCGGCCGGTGATCGACACTGTCGCCGCCCGGGCACCGCGCCCCTATGACGTGGGCAACCACGAAGACGACGTGCGCTACCGCATCATCGCCGACCACAGCCGCACCGCGGCGATCCTCATCGGGGACGGCGTCAGCCCCGGCAACGACGGCCGCGGTTACGTGTTGCGCCGCCTGCTGCGCCGGGTCGTGCGCTCGGCCAAACTGCTGGGCATCGACACCCCCATCGTCGGCGATCTGATGACCAGCGTGCGCGACTCGATGGGCCCGTCCTACCCGGAATTGGTCAGCGACTTCGACCGCATCAATCGCATCGCGGTGGCCGAGGAGACGGCGTTCAACCGCACCCTGGCCTCGGGCTCCAAGCTCTTCGAAGAGGTGGCCGGTGCCACGAAATCCTCAGGCGCCGTAGTTGTTTCGGGTTCGGATGCGTTCACCTTGCACGACACCTACGGCTTCCCCATCGAACTCACCCTGGAGATGGCCAACGAGGCGGGCCTGGGTGTGGACGAGGCCGGGTTCCGGGAACTGATGGCCGAGCAGCGTCGGCGCGCCAAAGCAGACGCCGCCGCACGTAAGCACGCGCACGCCGACCTGACCGCCTACCGCGACCTGGTCGACGCCGGCCCCACCGAGTTCACCGGGTTCGACGAACTGGCCTCCGAGGCAAGGATTTTGGGGATTTTCGTCGACGGCAAGCGGGTGCCGGTGGTCTCCCACGCCGACGGCGTCAACGCAGACCGGGTGGAGCTGATCCTGGACCGGACCCCGCTCTACGCCGAATCCGGGGGCCAGATCGCCGATCTGGGTTCGATCAGCGGAACCGGTGCCGGCGGCAGTGCCAAGGCCGCGGTCACCGACGTGCAGAAGATCGCGAAAACCCTGCACGCGCATCGGGTGAACGTGGAATCCGGCGAATTCGTGGAGGGCGACAGCGTCATCGCCGCGGTGGACCCCAATTGGCGCAAGGGCGCCACACAGGGCCACTCGGGAACCCATATGGTGCACGCCGCGTTACGGCAAGTGTTGGGCCCCAACGCCGTTCAGGCCGGCTCGCTGAACCGCCCTGGCTACCTGCGGTTCGACTTCAACTGGCAGGGTCCGCTGACCGAGCAGCAGCGCACGCAGATCGAAGAGGTGACCAACGAGGCGGTGCAGGCCGACTTCGAAGTGCACACCTTCCTCGAGAACCTCGACAAGGCCAAGGCGATGGGCGCGATGGCGCTGTTCGGCGAGAGCTACCCCGACCAGGTGCGGGTGGTGGAGATCGGCGGCCCGTTCTCCCTCGAGTTGTGCGGGGGCACCCACGTGCACAACTCCGCGCAGATCGGCCCGGTGACCATCCTGGGCGAATCGTCGATCGGGTCCGGTGTGCGCCGCGTGGAGGCCTACGTCGGGCTGGAGTCATTCCGGCACCTGGCCAAGGAGCGCGCGCTGATGGCGGGGCTGGCGTCGTCATTGAAGGTGCCGTCCGAAGAGGTGCCGGCCCGGGTGGCCAACCTGGTGGACCGGCTCAAGGCCGCCGAGAAGGAACTCGAGCGGGCCCGGCTGGCCAGCGCCCGCGCGGCCGCCACCAACGCCGCCGCCGGCGCCGAGCGCATCGGTAACGTCCGGCTCGTCGCGCAGCGCATGTCGGCCGGCATGACCGCCGCCGACCTGCGTTCGCTGGTCGGCGACATCCGCGGCAAGCTCGGCAGCGACCCCGCGGTGGTGGCGCTGATCGCCGAGGGGGAGAGCCAGACCGTGCCGTATGCCGTCGCCGCCAACTCCGCCGCCCAGGACCTCGGGTTGCGCGCCAACGATCTGGTCAAACAACTCGCCGTGGCGGTCGAGGGCCGCGGCGGCGGCAAGGCCGACCTGGCCCAGGGTTCGGGGAAGAACCCGACCGGCATCGACGCCGCACTCGAGGCGGTACGCGCGGAGATCGCACGGGTCGGTTGA
- the ruvX gene encoding Holliday junction resolvase RuvX, whose translation MDSQQHRPPDRPGDQDPGRGRRLGIDVGSVRIGVASSDPDGILATPVETVRRERSGRHLRRLAALAAEFEAVEVIVGLPRTLADRTGPSARDAIDVADALAQRIAPIPVRLADERLTTVSAQRSLREAGVRARNQRSVIDQAAAVAILQGWLDQRRKMVTESRAISGTGEGVDG comes from the coding sequence GTGGATTCGCAGCAGCACCGCCCACCCGACCGGCCCGGCGACCAGGACCCCGGGCGGGGACGACGCCTCGGCATCGACGTGGGAAGTGTGCGAATCGGCGTCGCCAGCAGTGACCCGGACGGCATCCTGGCCACCCCGGTCGAAACAGTGCGTCGCGAGCGGTCCGGCCGGCACCTGCGCCGACTGGCCGCACTCGCCGCGGAGTTCGAAGCGGTCGAGGTGATCGTCGGGTTGCCGCGCACGCTGGCCGACCGCACCGGACCGTCGGCCCGCGACGCGATCGACGTGGCCGACGCGCTGGCCCAGCGGATCGCGCCCATCCCGGTGCGCCTCGCCGACGAGCGGCTCACCACGGTCAGCGCGCAGCGATCACTGCGCGAGGCCGGGGTGCGGGCCCGCAACCAGCGATCGGTGATCGACCAGGCGGCCGCAGTGGCGATCCTGCAGGGGTGGTTGGATCAACGTCGCAAGATGGTGACCGAAAGTCGGGCGATCTCGGGGACTGGGGAAGGTGTCGATGGCTGA
- the mltG gene encoding endolytic transglycosylase MltG translates to MADEDHRHRAEPVAVAPTRHRRSRADRKRAERHRRRRRIVGGIALSLLVVVVVAAVFLGSKLWRSLSGADDDYTGNGKRDVVIQVQAGDSTTAVGETLLNRGVVRTVRAFVDAAHGNAAISSIQPGFYRMRTEIPAANAVARLADPKSRVGKLVIPEGRQLDDTTDMKSNVVNPGILTLISRATCVNLDGNQRCVSVADLRTAASKSTPVALQVPPWAVEPVNELGDDHRRIEGLIAPGTFNIDPSASAETILATLINAGAVAYMKSGLVDTAKALSLSPYDILVVASLVQQEANAQDFSKVAQVIYNRLHEHRTLEFDSTVNYPLDRREVATSDGDRGLRTPWNTYMSEGLPATAICSPGVDALRAAEHPEPGDWLYFVTIDSQGTTLFTRDYQQHLANIELAKRNGVLDSAR, encoded by the coding sequence ATGGCTGACGAGGACCACCGCCACCGGGCCGAGCCCGTGGCCGTGGCGCCAACCCGCCACCGCAGGTCCCGCGCCGACCGCAAGCGCGCCGAGCGTCACCGGCGGCGGCGACGAATCGTGGGCGGCATCGCGCTCAGCCTCCTGGTGGTGGTCGTGGTGGCCGCCGTCTTCCTCGGCTCCAAGCTGTGGCGGTCCCTGTCGGGCGCCGACGACGACTACACCGGCAATGGCAAGCGCGACGTCGTCATCCAGGTCCAGGCCGGTGACTCGACCACCGCCGTGGGGGAAACCCTGCTCAATCGCGGAGTGGTGCGCACCGTACGGGCGTTCGTCGACGCCGCCCACGGCAACGCCGCGATCTCCTCGATTCAGCCAGGCTTCTACCGCATGCGTACCGAGATTCCGGCGGCCAATGCCGTCGCCCGGTTGGCCGACCCCAAGAGCCGGGTCGGCAAGCTGGTGATTCCCGAAGGCCGGCAGCTCGACGACACCACCGACATGAAAAGCAACGTCGTCAACCCCGGAATCCTGACGCTGATCTCGCGCGCCACCTGCGTGAACCTGGACGGCAACCAGCGCTGCGTATCGGTGGCGGACCTGCGCACCGCGGCGAGCAAGAGCACCCCCGTCGCGCTGCAGGTGCCGCCCTGGGCGGTCGAGCCGGTCAACGAGCTGGGCGACGACCATCGCCGCATCGAGGGCCTGATCGCTCCGGGGACGTTCAACATCGATCCGTCCGCGTCGGCCGAGACCATTCTGGCGACGCTGATCAACGCCGGCGCCGTGGCGTACATGAAGTCGGGTCTGGTGGACACCGCCAAGGCGCTGAGCCTGTCGCCCTACGACATCCTGGTGGTGGCATCGCTGGTGCAGCAGGAAGCCAACGCCCAGGACTTCTCGAAGGTGGCGCAGGTCATCTACAACCGGCTGCATGAGCACCGCACGCTGGAATTCGATTCCACCGTCAACTATCCGCTGGACCGCCGGGAGGTGGCCACCAGTGACGGCGACCGCGGCCTGCGCACGCCCTGGAACACCTACATGTCCGAAGGACTACCGGCCACCGCCATCTGCTCGCCTGGAGTGGACGCGCTGCGTGCCGCCGAGCATCCCGAGCCCGGTGACTGGCTCTACTTCGTGACCATCGACTCACAGGGCACGACGCTGTTCACCCGGGACTACCAGCAGCACCTGGCCAACATCGAACTGGCCAAACGCAACGGTGTCCTCGATTCCGCGCGATGA
- a CDS encoding shikimate dehydrogenase — protein sequence MSEAPRKAAVLGSPIAHSRSPQLHLAAYRALGLHDWTYDRIECDAERLPGVVGAFGPEWVGVSVTMPGKFAALRFADERTQRAEQVGSANTLVRTPGGWRADNTDVDGVAGALGQAGGHALVCGSGGTAPAAVVGLAQLGVTEITVVARNRDKAARLQDLGARLGMATRFTDLDSPGLAEQVAAASVLVSTIPADVAARYAATFAGIPVLLDAIYHPWPTPLAAAVSAAGGRVISGLQMLLHQAFAQVEQFTGRPAPREAMTCALTGLD from the coding sequence ATGAGTGAAGCGCCGCGAAAAGCGGCCGTGCTCGGCTCGCCCATCGCCCACTCCCGATCCCCGCAGCTGCACCTGGCCGCCTATCGCGCGCTGGGACTGCACGACTGGACCTATGACCGCATCGAGTGCGACGCCGAGCGGCTGCCCGGCGTCGTCGGCGCCTTCGGCCCGGAATGGGTCGGGGTATCGGTCACCATGCCCGGCAAGTTCGCCGCCCTGCGCTTCGCCGACGAGCGCACCCAGCGCGCCGAACAAGTCGGCTCGGCCAACACCCTGGTCCGCACGCCGGGCGGCTGGCGGGCCGACAACACCGACGTCGACGGCGTCGCCGGCGCGCTTGGACAGGCCGGCGGCCACGCGCTGGTCTGCGGTTCAGGGGGCACCGCACCGGCGGCCGTCGTCGGGCTGGCCCAGCTGGGTGTCACCGAGATCACCGTGGTGGCACGCAACCGGGACAAAGCCGCCCGCTTGCAGGACCTGGGCGCGCGACTGGGCATGGCGACCCGCTTCACCGACCTGGACAGCCCCGGCCTGGCCGAGCAGGTGGCGGCCGCCAGCGTCCTGGTCAGCACCATCCCGGCCGACGTCGCAGCGCGTTATGCCGCGACGTTCGCCGGTATACCAGTCCTGCTGGACGCCATCTACCACCCGTGGCCCACGCCGCTGGCCGCCGCGGTGAGCGCCGCGGGTGGACGGGTCATCAGCGGCCTGCAGATGCTGCTGCATCAGGCATTCGCGCAGGTGGAACAGTTCACCGGGCGGCCCGCCCCGCGCGAGGCGATGACTTGCGCATTGACCGGCCTGGATTAA
- a CDS encoding prepilin peptidase → MRIAAAAVVLAWLTMLSCYDLRQRRLPNWLTLPGAAVILAGAACVGDGLPALAGAAGLTGLYLAVHLITPAAMGAGDVKLAIGLGGLCGCFGAAQWFLAALAAPLLTALFGLLALTRGARSVPHGPSMCVASAWAAGSALLG, encoded by the coding sequence ATGCGGATTGCGGCGGCCGCGGTGGTACTGGCCTGGCTGACGATGTTGAGCTGCTACGACCTCCGGCAGCGCCGACTGCCCAACTGGCTGACGCTGCCCGGCGCGGCGGTGATCCTGGCGGGCGCCGCCTGCGTGGGCGACGGCCTGCCGGCGCTGGCCGGCGCCGCGGGCTTGACCGGCTTGTACCTGGCGGTGCACCTGATCACCCCGGCGGCGATGGGCGCCGGGGACGTCAAGCTGGCGATCGGGTTGGGCGGGCTGTGCGGTTGTTTCGGCGCGGCGCAGTGGTTCCTCGCGGCATTGGCCGCTCCGCTGCTCACCGCGCTGTTCGGACTGCTGGCCCTGACGCGTGGCGCGCGGTCGGTGCCGCACGGTCCGTCGATGTGCGTGGCCAGCGCTTGGGCGGCGGGGTCGGCCCTGCTGGGTTGA
- the aroC gene encoding chorismate synthase, which yields MLRWITAGESHGRALVAVVEGMVAGVAVTSTEIADQLARRRLGYGRGARMKFERDAVTVLSGVRHGTTLGGPIAIEIGNTEWPKWETVMAADPVDPAELENSARNEPLTRPRPGHADYAGMLKYGFDDARPVLERASARETAARVAAGTVARAFLRQALGVEVLSHVVSIGASAPYDGPPPHAEDLPAIDASPVRAYDKAAEQAMITEIEAAKKDGDTLGGIVEVVALGLPIGLGSFTSGDNRLDSQLAAAVMGIQAIKGVEIGDGFETARRRGSRAHDEMYPGPDGVVRSTNRAGGLEGGMTNGQPLRVRAAMKPISTVPRALATVDMATGDEAVAIHQRSDVCAVPAAGVVVETMVALVLARAVLEKFGGDSLAETRRNIEAYQRTVAEREAPATRARVSQG from the coding sequence GTGTTGCGCTGGATTACCGCGGGGGAGTCGCACGGCCGTGCCTTGGTCGCCGTGGTCGAGGGCATGGTCGCCGGGGTGGCGGTCACCTCGACCGAAATCGCCGATCAGCTGGCCCGCCGTCGGCTCGGTTACGGCCGCGGCGCCCGGATGAAGTTCGAGCGGGACGCGGTGACCGTGCTGTCCGGGGTCCGCCACGGCACCACCCTGGGCGGCCCGATCGCCATCGAGATCGGCAACACCGAATGGCCGAAGTGGGAGACGGTGATGGCCGCCGATCCCGTCGACCCTGCTGAGCTGGAGAACAGCGCGCGCAACGAACCGCTCACCCGGCCCCGGCCCGGCCACGCCGACTACGCCGGCATGCTCAAGTACGGCTTCGACGACGCCCGCCCGGTGCTGGAACGCGCCAGCGCCCGCGAGACCGCCGCCCGCGTCGCCGCGGGCACCGTCGCACGGGCATTCCTGCGTCAGGCGCTCGGCGTCGAGGTGCTGTCCCATGTCGTCTCGATCGGCGCGTCGGCGCCCTATGACGGCCCGCCGCCGCACGCCGAAGACCTGCCCGCCATCGACGCCAGCCCGGTGCGCGCCTACGACAAGGCCGCCGAGCAGGCCATGATCACCGAAATCGAAGCCGCCAAGAAGGACGGCGACACCCTGGGCGGCATCGTCGAGGTGGTGGCGCTGGGCCTGCCCATCGGCTTGGGCTCGTTCACCAGCGGCGACAACCGGCTCGACAGCCAACTGGCCGCCGCGGTCATGGGCATCCAGGCCATCAAGGGCGTGGAGATCGGCGACGGATTCGAAACCGCGCGCCGCCGCGGCAGCCGCGCCCACGACGAGATGTACCCGGGCCCGGACGGTGTCGTCCGCTCCACCAACCGGGCCGGCGGCCTGGAAGGCGGGATGACCAACGGCCAGCCGCTGCGGGTGCGCGCGGCGATGAAGCCGATCTCCACCGTGCCCCGCGCCCTGGCCACCGTCGACATGGCCACCGGCGACGAGGCCGTCGCCATCCACCAGCGCTCCGACGTCTGCGCGGTGCCCGCCGCCGGCGTCGTCGTCGAAACCATGGTGGCGCTGGTGTTGGCGCGCGCGGTGCTGGAGAAGTTCGGCGGCGACTCGCTTGCCGAAACCCGCCGCAACATCGAGGCCTACCAACGGACGGTCGCCGAACGGGAGGCTCCGGCCACTCGGGCGCGGGTAAGCCAGGGGTAG
- a CDS encoding shikimate kinase, producing MAPKAVLIGLPGSGKSTIGRRLAKALGVSMLDTDVAIEQQTGRSIAEIFATDGEAEFRRIEEQVVRAALADHDGVLSLGGGAVTSPGVCEALAGHTVIYLEIGAAEGVRRTGGSAVRPLLAGPDRAEKYRALMAKRAPLYRRVATLRVDTNRRNPGAVVRYIVSRLQSTESAATENQAAT from the coding sequence GTGGCACCCAAAGCGGTACTGATCGGACTACCGGGCTCGGGGAAATCGACCATCGGGCGCCGGCTGGCCAAGGCACTCGGCGTGAGCATGCTCGACACCGACGTCGCGATCGAGCAGCAGACCGGGCGCAGCATCGCCGAGATCTTCGCCACCGACGGCGAAGCGGAGTTCCGGCGCATCGAGGAACAGGTGGTGCGCGCCGCGCTCGCCGACCACGACGGCGTGCTGTCGCTGGGCGGCGGGGCGGTCACCAGCCCCGGCGTATGCGAGGCGCTGGCCGGCCACACCGTCATCTACCTGGAAATCGGTGCCGCCGAAGGCGTGCGCCGCACAGGCGGCAGCGCCGTACGGCCGCTGCTCGCCGGACCCGATCGCGCGGAGAAGTACCGAGCCCTGATGGCCAAACGCGCGCCGCTGTACCGCCGGGTCGCCACCTTGCGGGTCGACACCAACCGGCGCAACCCGGGGGCGGTGGTGCGCTACATCGTTTCGCGCCTGCAGTCCACCGAGTCCGCCGCAACCGAGAACCAGGCAGCCACATGA
- the aroB gene encoding 3-dehydroquinate synthase — translation MSDPSTPVTVEVAVDPPYPVIIGRGLLSELEGLLSDRHKVAILHQPVLAHTAEAIRSHLADKGVDAHRIEIPDAEAGKDLPVVGFIWEVLGRIGIGRKDALISLGGGAATDVAGFAAATWLRGVSIVHVPTTLLGMVDAAVGGKTGINTDAGKNLVGAFHQPLAVLVDLATLETLPHNEIVAGMAEVVKAGFIADPVILDLIEADPQAALDPNDEVLPELIRRAIAVKAEVVAADEKESELREILNYGHTLGHAIERRERYQWRHGAAVSVGLVFAAELARLTGRLDDATAERHRAILSSLGLPVSYDPDALPQLLEFMAGDKKSRAGVLRFVVLDGLAKPGRLVGPDPGLLVTAYAGVCAHD, via the coding sequence ATGAGCGATCCGAGCACACCGGTCACCGTCGAGGTGGCCGTCGACCCGCCCTACCCGGTCATCATCGGGCGCGGCCTGCTCAGCGAGTTGGAAGGGCTGCTCTCCGACCGGCACAAGGTCGCCATCCTGCACCAGCCGGTGCTGGCCCACACCGCCGAGGCTATTCGCAGCCACCTGGCCGACAAGGGCGTCGACGCGCACCGCATCGAGATCCCCGACGCCGAAGCCGGCAAGGACCTGCCCGTCGTCGGCTTCATCTGGGAAGTGTTGGGCCGCATCGGCATCGGCCGCAAGGACGCCCTGATCAGCCTGGGCGGCGGGGCGGCCACCGACGTCGCCGGTTTCGCGGCCGCAACGTGGCTGCGCGGGGTATCCATCGTGCACGTGCCCACCACCTTGCTGGGCATGGTCGACGCCGCCGTCGGCGGCAAGACCGGCATCAACACCGACGCCGGCAAGAACCTGGTCGGCGCGTTCCACCAGCCGCTGGCCGTGCTGGTCGACCTGGCGACACTGGAAACGTTGCCGCACAACGAGATCGTGGCCGGGATGGCCGAAGTGGTCAAGGCGGGGTTCATCGCCGACCCGGTCATCCTGGACCTCATCGAAGCCGACCCGCAAGCCGCGTTGGATCCCAACGATGAGGTGCTGCCGGAGCTCATCCGCCGGGCCATCGCCGTCAAGGCGGAGGTCGTCGCGGCCGACGAGAAGGAATCCGAACTGCGCGAAATCCTCAACTACGGGCACACGCTGGGCCACGCGATCGAACGCCGGGAGCGCTACCAGTGGCGGCACGGCGCCGCGGTGTCCGTCGGGCTGGTGTTCGCGGCGGAACTGGCGCGGCTGACCGGACGCCTCGACGACGCCACCGCCGAACGCCACCGGGCCATCCTGTCCTCGCTGGGCCTGCCGGTCAGCTACGACCCGGACGCGTTGCCGCAACTATTGGAGTTCATGGCCGGGGACAAGAAGTCTCGCGCCGGCGTGCTGCGGTTCGTGGTGCTCGACGGGCTGGCCAAGCCGGGCCGTTTGGTCGGGCCCGACCCGGGGCTGTTGGTCACCGCCTATGCCGGGGTGTGCGCCCATGACTGA